GGGCGATTTTTTTCAACAATTCTTTCGGGAATTATATTTTATATAGGATACTTAATGATTGCCTTTACTCCGCGTAAACAGGCCCTTCATGATTATATTGCGCGGACACTTGTCGTCCAAAATTAAGAAGAACTCTAATTTCGAAAAGTAAGATCCACACATAAGGAATAGGATAAAAGACCAGTAAAGGAGAATAATAACAAATGATATATGGTGGTTTTTGGAGGAGATTGGGTGCAGGATTTCTGGATGTTATGTCCATAAATGCAATAAGTAGAATTTTTTTCTGGCTTTATGAATTTATAACGCCTGCCCATCTTATTCCCTCTGCAGACGGATCTGAAGTTGATATGATCTTATATTTTTATATTGGCTTTATTCCGCTTGTTTCTGCTTGGTTTTTTTATGCATTCTTTCAATCTTCAAAGTTTCAAGCGACGCCTGGAATGATGGTTTTTTCAATGTATATTGAAGATTATGATGGACGTCCAATTTCTTTTTGGCGCGCTTCATTTCGCTGGGTGTTAACTTTCCTTTCTCTTTTAACTTTAGGGATAGGATATTTTATGATTGCGTTTACCCCACGCAAACAGGCATTTCATGACTATATTTCACAAACCCTGGTTATAAAAGGATTTTCCTTTTCTGAATCTCATATAGATAAAATAAAATATGCCGGATTTTGGAAGCGCTTTGGGGCAGGTCTTATAGACGCTCTAATTCTAAATTTTATTATTCTTGCTTTAGGAGCTTTTATTATTTTTATTGGAAATGCTCAAATGACTTGGCAAAACTTCATAGATTTATTAAAAGCAGAAAATCTAAGAGATATAAAGATTTTAGGAGGATTAATAACGGCTTCTCTTCTTTTCAATTGGCTGTATTATGCTTTCTTTTTGTCGTCAAAGTATCAAGGAACACCAGGAATGAAAATAATCTCTCTCAAGATTACAGATTATCTGGGGAAAAGAATTTCTTTTTGGCGTGCTTCTGGACGGTATGTTCTTTCAGTACTGTGTGGGTTTTTTTATGGTAGCAATTTGATGATTGCTTTTACACCACGTAAACAAGGGCTTTATGATTATATTTCTAAAACACTTGTTGTTCAGAACCAAAAGAAATAGAAGATATCTCATGTTTTGAGGCTTTCATGATGAAAGATTAAAGAAACTAAAGAAAGAAAAATAAAAGTAATAAGGTGTTTAAAAATGAATTATGCAGGATTTTGGCAGCGTTTTGGAGCCGGATTTATTGATCATCTTTTCACGGGTCCCCTTTGGATCTTTGGCCCTTTTGGATCTTGGCTATATTTTGCATGGTTTCAATCTTCAAAACATCAAGCAACGCCAGGAATGATGATTTTTTCACTTCAGGTAGAAGGATATGATGGTAAAAGCATCTCTTTTTGGAGAGCGACAGGAAGATATTTTGCAACACTTCTTTCATGTATGACCCTTGGGATAGGATACCTTATGATTGCTTTTACACCGCGTAAACAAGCATTGCACGATTATGTTGCTAAAACACTTGTGGTGATGGATCAAGAGTGATTTTTTGGTCCTTATTAAATATTTGACAACAATATCTTGCTTTAAAATAAATATTCATTATATTTTATTAAAGTATTTAAAAATTAACTAAAAAAGGTAATAAACACAATGAAAAAGAACACTTTTTTATAATTATCTTGGCTTTCTCTTTTCTCGTGTTTCAGAATCTTTTCGCTCATCCGAGTGCAGATGGTCGAATGCAATTCATGCACCATATTAACAGTCACATTAATGCTGCAGCAAAAAAGAATAAGGGAGAAAAGGTAGATTCTTCAAATATTTGGTCTTCTTTTGCATATGGGAAATCAAAATATACATCTAGTGAGTTTCCAGGTTCGAGCCATCTAAAAGTTTTAGGGATTGGAGGGGATCACGTTATGAAAAGTGGACCTTTGGAGCTTCGATTTCTGGCTTAAGATCTAATTATACGGTTGCTTTACCCTCGGTTAAAAAATTAACAGCCGAGGGGATATTGGCTCAGATTTATATGGGACATCAGTTTGAAGAGAATTTAAATTTTTTTGCTTCCGCTGGTATTCTTCATGTGGACAGTTATATCACAAGCCCATTCCATGAGGTATCAAGCGCATCAGGTTACAAAAGGATATACTGGAACGCTGGGGGGATATATATTTTCCCTGTGATTGAAGAGTCTGTACAGCCTGCTTTTCGTTTGAGCACATCACGTTTGGAATCGATAACGAACTCCTATATATGGGACAACACTTATAATAATAAAGTAAAATGCCATCAACAAACGGTTGATCCTGCCTTTCGGCTTTCCTTTCTTTCTTTCGAGAATGTGATTCCCTATGTGGAGTATGGGCCTCATTGGATTGCGGATACATCTCGTAGCCTCAATAAAACACCCCGTAAAAGATGGGGTCAAACGTTTACAGATGGCGCAACTATTACGCCAATAGATCAGTGCCATATTGGGATTTTCTATTCAAGAAGCAACTTGAGGATTCAATCAGATGACGGATTTTACGCACCGGGTTCCCAAGATTACTATTCTATAAAGATTTCACGTAGTTTTTAAAATCTTAAAGGCTCTCCATAAATAGAAAATAACAAAGGATAGAGGTTATTTTTTTAGAACATTTGTTTCTTCCATGGAGTTCGGAAGTTTCATCCAAGGGGGAAGAAAAGGCATAAACATTCCAAGAAAATCTGTTTCTGAGAAGTTTTTGTTCTCTTCTTGAGGAGATCTTATTTGAAAGGGTTTGTTTAAGGCTAAAGAAGTTTTTAAAAATTCAAGCCTTATAAGGGCTAATGCATGTCTCTGCATGGAGGAACGTAGAAAACCTGCTTCTTGATTTTCAAAGAGGAGAGGTGCATTTAAAGGAAGAGTGCTTGTTTCTTCTAACCTGCCTGGAATGAGCCTTTTACGGACGAGTCCTTGATGATGAGTCCGTGCAGTGAGCTCTTGTCCCATATAGCATCCTTTTGTCCAACTGAGGGCATTCAGTTCCTCCATCCCGCATTCAAGCGGAATTGATTTTTCAGGAATCATATCTTGTGGTGAGCTTGGAATCCCTAAGCTTAAAAGATGGGATTGATACACATCAAAGGATGTTTCGCTAAATCCTTGCTGGTGCAGAAAATTTTGTCCTTTGGGAAGAGAAGAGATAAGTCTCCCGCCCAACTCCTCAAGACGGGGGTCTTGATAAGAAATCATCTCTTCAAAGTGTAGGGTGTTTTGAGCGGGTTTTTTATGAATCCAATAAGCAAAAACACAAAGATTTGGTTGAATTTCAAAGCTTACATTTGAACGAAGTTTATAAAGGGTTAATCGCTTAAGAATATCTAAAACAAAAAGAGAATCAATTTCGAGAAAAAAAGAAGAATTCGAAGAATTTGCAGGAATTAAAAAAAAATCGTATAAAAATCTTCCTTGGGGTGTTAAAAGAAGAGAATATAAACTTTGAGAAGAACTCAATTTTTCTATATCTTGGGTAATGAGCCCTTGAAAAAATGAGAAACGATCTGGTCCTGTGATATGAATCAAAGACCTGTGAAGTTGAGTAAATTTATGAGTCATTTTAGTATCCAAGTATGGGGTTAATTTTTTTATGCGTCTTCTCTTTATTACCTCAAATCGTATTGGTGATGCTATCCTTTCTACAGGAATTTTAAATTATTTATCTCAGGCTTATCCTCACTCTAAGATAACCGTTGCTGCAGGTCCTTTAGCAGCTCCTCTTTTTCAAGAAGTTCCTAATCTTGAGAAGATTATTTCTTTTGAAAAGAAATCTTATGGAAAACATTGGTTTATGCTTTGGGGAAAGACACTCTTTAAGAAATGGGACATGGTCGTTGATGTTCGAGGCTCTCTCGTGAGTTACTTTTTATGGACTGGAAAGCGTTATGTTTGGAGTGCACAAAAAGAAAAAGCAGGCCATCGTGCTGAAGCTCTTGCAGCTCTTTTAAATCTTAAAGTAATTCCCAATCCTAAAATTTGGGTGACAGCGCAACATCAACACCAAATTCAACAACTGATGGGTATTTCTCAAGAGGGAAAAAAGAGAGTAAAAAATCTTAAAAAAAATGTTGAAGAGAAAAAAACACTCATTGCACTTGGTATGGGAGCCAATTGGCGTGGGAAAATATGGCGTATTGAAAATTTTATCGCGCTTGTTAAGAAAATGAAAGCAGATCAGGAGCTTTTTCCAAATTGTCGGTTTGTTCTATTGGGAGGACCGGATGAACGGCATTTAATTGACGCATTTCTTAAAGAGTTTAAAAAAGAAGAGATTATTGATCTTATGGGAAAAGTTGATTTGTTGATGGCTTTTGCAGCTTTAAAAAATGTTGATATGTTTATTGGAAATGATTCTGGGCTTATGCATCTCGCCGCCGCAGCTGAAATCCCGACAGTTGGGCTTTTTGGACCAAGTCGAATTGAACATTATAGACCATGGGGAGAAAAATCGACTTATGTAACAACAGATTTATCATATGAAGAATTGATTGCAGGTCCAGGATATGATCCAAAAACAACGGATACTTTAATGGATTCTCTTTCAGTAGAGAAAGTTTTTAGAACGCTCAAGAATCTGCGTCAAAAATTTTCGAAGGAATTTTCCTAATGCGGCTTCTTCAAGCAATCGGCGGAGGACCACAGGGAGGTGCAGAAAATTTTTTTATGCGCCTTGCGCCACAACTTGAGAATTTTGTTTCTCAAGAAGTTTTTATAAGGAATCAAGGCCAACGGATTAAGGCCCTAGAAGACGCAGGATTGAAGGTTATAGAAGGATCTTTTACGGGAATTTTAGGGTTTAAAACACGTTTTCAGTTTTTTCAAGAAATACGTCAATTTCATCCAGATATTGTTTTAACTTGGATGAATCGGGCCACTTTTCTCTGTCCTTCTTCAAAAATCTTTAGAAAATTTTTACCTTCTTTTCTTCATGTGGGACGTCTTGGTGGATTCTATAATTTAAAGTATTATCGGAATTGTGATGCGTTAATTGGGAATACGAAAGGAATT
The sequence above is drawn from the Pseudomonadota bacterium genome and encodes:
- a CDS encoding folate-binding protein YgfZ; protein product: MTHKFTQLHRSLIHITGPDRFSFFQGLITQDIEKLSSSQSLYSLLLTPQGRFLYDFFLIPANSSNSSFFLEIDSLFVLDILKRLTLYKLRSNVSFEIQPNLCVFAYWIHKKPAQNTLHFEEMISYQDPRLEELGGRLISSLPKGQNFLHQQGFSETSFDVYQSHLLSLGIPSSPQDMIPEKSIPLECGMEELNALSWTKGCYMGQELTARTHHQGLVRKRLIPGRLEETSTLPLNAPLLFENQEAGFLRSSMQRHALALIRLEFLKTSLALNKPFQIRSPQEENKNFSETDFLGMFMPFLPPWMKLPNSMEETNVLKK
- a CDS encoding RDD family protein; this translates as MNYAGFWQRFGAGFIDHLFTGPLWIFGPFGSWLYFAWFQSSKHQATPGMMIFSLQVEGYDGKSISFWRATGRYFATLLSCMTLGIGYLMIAFTPRKQALHDYVAKTLVVMDQE
- a CDS encoding glycosyltransferase family 9 protein gives rise to the protein MRLLFITSNRIGDAILSTGILNYLSQAYPHSKITVAAGPLAAPLFQEVPNLEKIISFEKKSYGKHWFMLWGKTLFKKWDMVVDVRGSLVSYFLWTGKRYVWSAQKEKAGHRAEALAALLNLKVIPNPKIWVTAQHQHQIQQLMGISQEGKKRVKNLKKNVEEKKTLIALGMGANWRGKIWRIENFIALVKKMKADQELFPNCRFVLLGGPDERHLIDAFLKEFKKEEIIDLMGKVDLLMAFAALKNVDMFIGNDSGLMHLAAAAEIPTVGLFGPSRIEHYRPWGEKSTYVTTDLSYEELIAGPGYDPKTTDTLMDSLSVEKVFRTLKNLRQKFSKEFS
- a CDS encoding RDD family protein → MIYGGFWRRLGAGFLDVMSINAISRIFFWLYEFITPAHLIPSADGSEVDMILYFYIGFIPLVSAWFFYAFFQSSKFQATPGMMVFSMYIEDYDGRPISFWRASFRWVLTFLSLLTLGIGYFMIAFTPRKQAFHDYISQTLVIKGFSFSESHIDKIKYAGFWKRFGAGLIDALILNFIILALGAFIIFIGNAQMTWQNFIDLLKAENLRDIKILGGLITASLLFNWLYYAFFLSSKYQGTPGMKIISLKITDYLGKRISFWRASGRYVLSVLCGFFYGSNLMIAFTPRKQGLYDYISKTLVVQNQKK